The Lathyrus oleraceus cultivar Zhongwan6 chromosome 5, CAAS_Psat_ZW6_1.0, whole genome shotgun sequence genome includes the window ATAGTAAGAACAGTTTCAACCCATGATATCATATATTAATAGCAAGTACAAAACACTATCTGATCACTTCCAAGTGCATAAGTAGCATATAGCTATACAGGCAAATGAGGTATGGAGAAACAATTAATCAACTAAATATTCTAGAGAAAGAAAACAATGATCATAATTTCAAAAAACCTAAAAGAAAATGAATTTCAGTATAATAACTAAGACTTATCAAACCTTAGTATCTTTTTTCGTAGTCGTACTGGTACAAATTTCCGGTGAGGAGTTATCACTTGTACTGCAATCGTTTGACACCTTTTCACTGGGAAATGCTACCCCATCATGTGCATTAAGAACTACACAATAGCAATGATCTTTTTCAGTCAAAACCTGTAGGAAAATGAAATAACAAAGGCTTATTTTATGAAGTGAGCAGAGCCAGAATGCAAAAAAACATTTAATAATGTGTTACTTAATGAGGCAAGATTCACAAACAATGAAAAAGGAGAAAGGCTTCTGCAACTATATTAAACAAAATTGTCTGCTTTAAACAGCACAGTGTAAGCATTAGCAATTAACCAGGACACACATTTATATGCATTAAACTTTTTACCAGAACATATATTCTTTAATGGAAGTTACGTTACACGTAAATACAAATGCGGGGCATTTCAAGCTAATattttagaaacatgaaaccaGCAACATAAAGCATATATATTTTCAAGTGATATTCCTATCGTAGTTAATTCAAAAATGTGATTCACAGAGGATATTGGATATTGGATACATTCAATGCATAAAATATGATTGAAAATCTAAAATAACTTGCTAAAGTAGTATATTACCACAGCATCAAAAGTGGAGTCAAAATCATCAATTGCAAAACATATATCTGGATAAGCAGGTGTTGTTTCCACTTCCTATAGACATGTCCACGAAGGTGTTATTGTCAATAAAATGATAAGAATGTATAAGAAAAACTATTTTATTTCTCCCTAATGATATATAACAAAGAAAGCTACACTTGCCTTTTTAGAGTCCAATTGGAAATTTACACGACTTGGAGATGCATAAACAGTCTTCACAACCTGAGAAAGTGCAATGGGCCATGTTTGCCACatcaaaatttattttatacaCATATTTACATTTAGAGTTTTAGACATCTTGAGTAATATACAACCCATGATTGTTAAGTCTATATAACAGAGAAACAACCATTGTAAAAAAAAAGGAAATAACTATCGTCAAAAAAAGGGAAACAGCCATTGTCAAAAAAAAATATGGGAAACAACCATATTACATTcaagttttttatttttttgaaaaaaaaagaacCCTACAATCCAAAGTCATAGGAAAAAAGCCTTATTCTCAATTCACCAACACCAAAAACTGGGTTGGTCATAGCAAAGCAGAATACAATCACTTACAGATACAAATTCTCAAATCCCAAGCTAATTCAAAGGGATTAAATATTCTGTGATGATGTCATATGAGGTAAAGTACATAATGACTTAAAGCATGGAAGGGAACATTTATAATTATGGAGCTAAATTTGGGTCAAATTTTACAATAATTGGGTAAGGTTGAGAGTTACAGTATCATGCAGCCATAAGTCAGAATGTTTATAAAATCAGAATGATAAGGTAATCATTTGATATGGATTAAAACATTATAGACAGACTAAAAAGTAAAAGTCTGATTAAAACCCTAACTAGACATCCATCGAAGAAACTAAGGCCGAAAGCCTGCTGCTGCTGCCACAACAGTGGTTTGAATCTTTTTTTTAAAGCTTGGTATCCGGCCTTGCGACCGACTAATCCTAGGAAACCAATCCCACCGTCCACTAGCGGGGGGTTCATTTAAAGACAGATCAAAGTTTTGTACGGACTAGCCCAACACAGAGATTGTTAGCATCTAGCGGGATTTGAACCTGAGACCTTGAGAGGAGCACACTCTCATGACCCAAGTCTTCACCAACATGCCAATCCCTGGGGTTTCATTATCTGCAAAAATCAATTTAACTCTCAAAGAAGGAGATGCTTCACCAATCACCATCACCTCGCCAAAGATTTTTTTAGGTTTACAAATCTGCCCTTTTTTGTCCCTGGGTTGATATCTATCATAGCATTCGAAAATTTATTTTTCTTGAGGATATTCACCAACAAACAAAAACAGAGTAAATAATATAAAAGAAATCAAATTTTGTCTTTTACAAACAGTTACAAGTaaagaaagtcaagataattcaaGCAGTAGACATATTTAGCAACTACATTTACCTTATATATAGGGGATAAAGATGTATCCTTCCCAGTTTGATGGTTTTGAAGAACCTGTTGACTAGAGAAATAGATATATTTGCATCAACAAATTACCCAAAAGTTTTATATTGCTCATAAGAACCGATTCATGATGGCTTTTTAGTTAGAGGCATATAAGTGAAATTGCAGAATGTTTCGATTAGAATTTAAAAAGTTGGTCTAATAACAGACAAAAAGTATGGAACCAGTATTAGGAAGAAAAAAGTTGATGATGAGGAAAGTATGAAACTGAAATGAAAACTGGAAGTGATTGTATAAGAAATTTTGTGAAACAGAAGTAGGTAATCCATCGTGGCGGCATTTTGAGAAAAGGAATGAACGAGAGACTCATTATTGGGTAGAGTGTGCGTGCAGCAATAATAAAGTAATAATAAAGTAATAGAAATGAAATGAAACCAGTATTAACAACACGGATAAGGAGGCAGGGTGAAATAGATTGGTGGGGACGAAATAAATAATAAAGGAATGAGCGCATATGATTGATTACCTGCAAATTGCAACTGTTACGGTGAATGATGTATGAGCAATTAAATTCAAGTAAAAGGAACGCCTCCAATCGACGTCAATTGAAGTTTCATCAATTAGGCTGCTCAACTGGTGGGGAGAAAAATGAAGAGAATTAGTTGACGGAATTCGAAAGGCTACATGATAAGCCCTAAAGGATTTTAGCAATCAAATGGTTCAGAAATGATATAGTATCGCTACAGATAATGATGATAATACAGCTTCAAGGTATCAATACTTAGGACAATCCAATGACCAAGTAATATGAAGCCGTGCAGGTATGCATGATTAAGCAAGCATATTAATACTAAGAATACTTTTAAAAGGAAATCCTATAAAACTAAGAATACTAATATCATGGTATCAAACAATGCAATTTGAAGAATATGGATTGATAATAAGCATGAGATAGATACTGTTTAGATTTCAGCAGCAGCATATAAATTTACCTTAGGTGCCCACCTGCGTACGAAATAAGGATCAACAGTGTCTGCATCGTTATTGGAACCTCGAGAAACCTGTGTTGTGTTGTGTAGAAAAAAACTTGTAAAAATATCAACAGTAATGGTTCATACAAGAAAGGGAAATGGAAATCATACATTAGGTAgcatataaaaataaaaataaaaaagtaaaaaaGAAAGGAGATTGATTATACCAATTTTCTAACAAAGAAAACGAGATCATCATCCTGGCGTCCCCTAGAGTCATTACCGCGAAGAAAATACAAATCAAAAACATCATGCCAAAACTTCATATCCATTTCAACATCAGGAGCATCTTGATCTTCAACAACAGTTTTCCCAATTAAATTTGAGTGCTTCTTCACCATGCTCAACAATTCATATCTGAGAAATCAAATAACAACAATCTCTTGTGTATTGATGTGAAGTTGAATGAATATTCCAGAATCGAAAAATGAATAAAAGTGAAATGATGTGAATGTACCTTGAAGGGGTTTCGCCTCCAAAGCCAAGCATTTTTCTAAATCTAAAATTTTGTTTCAGTCGGTGAAATTAGAGTTAAAAGATATCAAGGATCAACAACAAATTCTCAGTTTGTTGCAAAATAGATGAAATTAACTCAACTGTTCGGTGGGTGTTATGAGACGTCAGCGAAGTGAAACAATAATCATTTACTTCTATCGAGAAAACTTTAACATCAAGTCgttgtagtatagtggtaagTATTCCCGCCTGTCACGCGGGTGACCCGGGTTCGATCCCCGGCAACGgcgtttttcttttttttttttgctatTCGTGTGACTCATTTCACATTGGGCTTACTTCGCAAAAATTGAATTGGATCTGAATCAAACAAATTCACTCTCTTTTGGCACATGTTAACTTATGTTTAAGTaatttaatataaaaatattttcttttttaaaagaCTTGTACTGAAttctttttaaattttaatagTGTATTCTCTAATATAAACTTTTTTTTAACATGTATCTCGTCAAATATATATCAATAGAAAATTTAGCTTAAAATTTTTTGAAAGTATTTGAACAATCTTTTAGatttaataaataaatttaactataaTTTTGGTTTCTCTATTTTGTTTTTTTCCCCTTATTTTAAAATTTATGATTTTGATCTCTTTTTTAAATTTTGTATCCCAATAGAAGAATTTTTAATAAAATGACATTGGATATGAATATGCCACATTTACCAAATTTTATTCCATgtcattttttaaaatttaaaattatgTTAATGATATTAAATAAATActttattaataataatattaataatacCATATTTAATTAATAATACCAATTTTCTAAATCCTTATCTCCTTCCCTAATAATACCATGAATATGCTTCTCAATAGTAGTATTATATTTATATTCCTGTAGTATCTGAAATTAAAATAATCATGGTTAGAAATGGAAAACAAAGTGGAAAATCTCTATGTTCAAGTATGCAAAGTTTTTTAATTCTCTCCGGTACTAGAAGACGGGTCCCGACCCAATTTCTCAACCAACATCACCAATTTAGCCATAAAAAACTATATTTAACTAGTGCCACAAATCACGTACCCGTCCACACAGAATTTGATTCAATGGAGAAGCTTGTAAGAGGAAAAAATGGTGGCGACGGCGGAGAAGGAAGAGCTAATTAAAGTTTTTGAAACTGAGTTTCTCAACGCGGTGGCGGATAATTCGTCGGTGATATTCTCTCACACCGCTACTGAAGTTGGGCCACATATCAATCATTTCAACGCAAGTTCTTCATCAGAGGAATCAATGATAATTATGTCGAGTCCATAGGCGTCTTTACCTTTCACTTTCCGTCCAACGTGTTTCTCTCCTTCTTCATCTTCCTTGTTCCAGATCGACGTTCAAAACTCTAACGCACCTGTTCCTAAAGAAGAAGAATGTTTATTGTAGAAGCTGAAGAGGAACGGGATTTTCAAACAAGAACAACATGTGATTACCAATTTTCCGATTTTCCACGAGCTGGAGAAGAAGCCTGAGATCTAAGGATTTAGAAAATTGATAAATAAATATTAAcatatatattaaatttaaaaaaattggATTGATTTTAAAATGATTTGGCATTGACACGTCAGCAAACTTAGCGTCGCGTCATTGAAAAAGGGACTTATATGCAACACAAAACttagaaattaaactaaaattatGACTTTTAAAATGGGAGgccaaaacaaaacaaaaaagcAACATAGGGGAACCAAAGTTGCAATTAAGTCTAACAAATAAATTagtattaatttttaatatttatgCATGGTCGTGCAAAATAATCTCACACACATATTTGATAAATAAAAGTTAATTATATATCTACTTTAATTTTCTCTCATAACTATTTTTTAACATGATTGTCACATACTTGATTTCCATTGGATATCGTTGAAGGCGAAAATGGAAGTTGGAG containing:
- the LOC127087990 gene encoding uncharacterized protein LOC127087990 isoform X1 codes for the protein MLGFGGETPSRYELLSMVKKHSNLIGKTVVEDQDAPDVEMDMKFWHDVFDLYFLRGNDSRGRQDDDLVFFVRKLVSRGSNNDADTVDPYFVRRWAPKLSSLIDETSIDVDWRRSFYLNLIAHTSFTVTVAICSQQVLQNHQTGKDTSLSPIYKVVKTVYASPSRVNFQLDSKKEVETTPAYPDICFAIDDFDSTFDAVVLTEKDHCYCVVLNAHDGVAFPSEKVSNDCSTSDNSSPEICTSTTTKKDTKLTLFSGFVSYQMVRDAYDAGKSRFGSLLSGGHYHGKTDRIYMKGPGGRGEVEVAVSGVADQSHLDSEPPSPVISKKGIGLGVIVRRAAMVASVAAKHAYAAASSSSSNFDEMIPLKCSLMSISLPWEYIAYDLLFKGAPPVDM
- the LOC127087990 gene encoding uncharacterized protein LOC127087990 isoform X2 — its product is MLGFGGETPSRYELLSMVKKHSNLIGKTVVEDQDAPDVEMDMKFWHDVFDLYFLRGNDSRGRQDDDLVFFVRKLVSRGSNNDADTVDPYFVRRWAPKLSSLIDETSIDVDWRRSFYLNLIAHTSFTVTVAICSQQVLQNHQTGKDTSLSPIYKVVKTVYASPSRVNFQLDSKKEVETTPAYPDICFAIDDFDSTFDAVVLTEKDHCYCVVLNAHDGVAFPSEKVSNDCSTSDNSSPEICTSTTTKKDTKLTLFSGFVSYQMVRDAYDAGKSRFGSLLSGGHYHGKTDRIYMKGPGGRGEVEVAVSGVAGIY